From the Oleiphilus messinensis genome, one window contains:
- a CDS encoding AraC family transcriptional regulator, giving the protein MKLNDKQGIPIPFDWLTADDRSIPAISHVSTPLELALHQLHQGTVAAHFILRRTGLFQEDIAKQNFKVTPRQFACLLSNIKHENEDMASTIGLRYLPGSFHEFSDLLMHSPDINAFLSNFERFGFLYSPLLTPRLCSTSRTTSLLFDDRFGVVTHLKLKRFMFELMASAIVSCINWLQPKPLNWTLEVCHPRNIRQPCMFDHWGVDVHYESPQYRLSIQTGDLARQMARASNTVYQVVSQKCAEYEEQTISLSLLDIVRGRLRANLRDMPKLSDMANALEMSDATFKRKLKLHHTHYQRLVDEVRCSETLLLQKEGLLSDEQIAEKLNFYDVSNFRRSLKRWRALP; this is encoded by the coding sequence ATGAAATTGAATGACAAGCAAGGGATTCCGATCCCTTTTGACTGGTTGACAGCAGATGATCGTAGCATTCCCGCCATCAGCCATGTCTCAACGCCATTGGAATTAGCGCTGCATCAGCTCCATCAGGGGACTGTGGCTGCGCATTTCATATTACGGCGGACGGGATTGTTTCAAGAGGATATAGCGAAGCAAAACTTTAAAGTCACACCCCGCCAATTCGCCTGCCTGCTCAGCAATATTAAACATGAAAATGAGGACATGGCTTCTACAATTGGACTCCGCTATTTACCCGGTAGCTTTCATGAATTCTCTGATTTGCTGATGCATTCCCCAGACATCAACGCATTTCTGTCTAATTTTGAGCGTTTCGGTTTCCTGTATTCGCCACTGTTGACACCAAGATTGTGTTCAACATCCAGGACAACAAGTCTATTGTTCGATGATCGTTTCGGTGTGGTCACGCACTTAAAACTCAAACGTTTTATGTTTGAATTGATGGCCAGTGCAATCGTTTCGTGCATCAATTGGCTTCAGCCTAAGCCTTTGAACTGGACACTCGAGGTCTGCCATCCCCGAAACATACGACAACCCTGTATGTTTGATCACTGGGGCGTAGACGTCCACTATGAATCTCCGCAATACAGATTAAGTATTCAGACTGGAGATCTCGCTCGGCAAATGGCGCGGGCTTCCAACACGGTGTATCAAGTGGTCAGTCAAAAGTGTGCTGAATACGAGGAGCAGACAATATCTTTATCCCTGCTCGACATTGTACGAGGCCGATTAAGGGCAAACCTGAGGGACATGCCCAAATTGAGCGACATGGCGAACGCACTGGAAATGAGCGACGCGACATTCAAACGTAAGCTAAAACTTCATCATACACACTACCAGCGCCTGGTAGATGAAGTTCGGTGTTCCGAAACCTTATTGTTGCAAAAAGAAGGTCTACTCAGTGATGAGCAAATAGCAGAAAAACTGAACTTTTACGACGTCAGCAACTTTCGACGGTCACTCAAGCGCTGGCGGGCTTTGCCGTGA
- a CDS encoding GGDEF domain-containing protein produces the protein MDIIHRIKYSMMGNIAHLLKHCYWICCCILLLGVQGLANYLGGEFKPREDWDWADILGEGLAQILVFSWFLLILSIRSAGRVTNLFALGLIGIMISTQQDLLDEFIELPDGVLWDSWLESFPVGLMIFTAAVYFWREEQSQINRFMAKRELAFRSDKRSRSALGLSDYSGFYDQLSSYMKRYPEQWQQSSIAFIQVDPFSNIVREYSPGMVDHLLSSVSELLLLGIRKQDLACHYQDGCFAIFLEGLQGEQAKHRVEKLSHAISAFPVDLGGSDRIEGTLGGRTIAFSCSDISGFDLDALLQEARKALVVQSLEVPQFGSENASS, from the coding sequence ATGGACATTATTCACCGTATCAAGTATTCGATGATGGGCAACATTGCACATCTCCTCAAACACTGTTATTGGATTTGTTGCTGCATCTTGCTGTTGGGGGTGCAGGGACTGGCGAATTATCTGGGGGGGGAATTCAAGCCCCGGGAGGACTGGGACTGGGCGGATATCCTGGGAGAAGGTTTGGCCCAAATTTTAGTTTTCAGCTGGTTCCTGTTGATACTATCCATTCGAAGTGCAGGGCGAGTTACAAATTTGTTTGCACTGGGGTTGATTGGAATCATGATCTCCACGCAGCAGGATCTACTCGATGAATTCATTGAACTGCCGGATGGCGTTTTATGGGACAGCTGGTTGGAGTCTTTTCCCGTAGGGCTCATGATCTTTACCGCCGCAGTGTACTTTTGGCGAGAAGAACAAAGCCAGATTAACCGGTTTATGGCGAAACGAGAGCTGGCATTCCGCAGTGATAAGCGCAGCCGGAGCGCCCTTGGTTTAAGTGATTATTCCGGCTTTTATGATCAGTTGTCGTCTTATATGAAGCGTTATCCTGAACAGTGGCAGCAATCCTCTATAGCTTTTATACAAGTGGATCCGTTTAGCAATATCGTCCGGGAATACAGCCCAGGTATGGTCGATCACTTGTTGAGTTCTGTCAGTGAGTTATTGCTATTGGGCATCCGGAAGCAGGATTTGGCTTGTCATTATCAGGATGGGTGTTTTGCAATTTTTCTTGAAGGTCTGCAAGGCGAGCAGGCGAAACACCGAGTTGAAAAACTCAGTCACGCCATTTCCGCCTTTCCTGTTGATCTCGGAGGGAGTGACAGAATCGAAGGGACTCTTGGGGGGAGGACGATTGCGTTCAGTTGTTCTGATATCAGTGGCTTTGACCTTGATGCGCTTCTGCAGGAGGCCCGAAAAGCACTAGTCGTTCAATCTCTTGAGGTGCCGCAGTTTGGCTCCGAGAATGCTTCTTCATAG